One genomic window of Candidatus Thermoplasmatota archaeon includes the following:
- the lpdA gene encoding dihydrolipoyl dehydrogenase, with protein sequence MADTRTTEVLVIGAGPGGYEAAIRAAQLGKKVLVIERENLGGVCLNVGCIPSKALIHAAKRVVEIRHAADLGITTGPVSVDVKKLQAWKRGVVDGLTGGIAQLFKANKVDWIQGTATFTAKDAVSVRGADGKETNVRFQNAIVATGSRPIEIPGFKFDRRTVIDSTGALDLEEAPKKLVVIGGGFIGLEIGQTMRRLGSEVTVVEAMDQILPGQDPDLVRVLARALQKEGIRILTGAKAKGLEPQKDGSVQVVIEAKGAEERLPADKVLVSVGRRPNTESLGLDKAGVKVTPKGLVETNDKAQTSVATIYAIGDITPGPALAHKASKEGLTAAAVIAGDKGAALDYRALPWAVFTDPEIATVGLTEAQAREKGLDPVVGRFPFAASGRAKSTQATDGFVKVVADKKTDLLLGVHIIGPEASNLIAEAALAIEMGATAHDLALTIHTHPTLPEALMEAAEGVHGRMIHAVNRS encoded by the coding sequence ATGGCGGACACGCGCACCACGGAAGTCCTCGTGATCGGAGCGGGCCCCGGCGGCTACGAGGCCGCGATCCGGGCCGCGCAGCTCGGCAAGAAGGTCCTCGTGATCGAGCGCGAGAACCTCGGCGGCGTCTGCCTCAACGTCGGCTGCATTCCCTCGAAGGCGCTCATCCACGCGGCGAAGCGCGTGGTCGAGATCCGACACGCGGCGGACCTCGGCATCACCACCGGACCCGTCTCGGTCGACGTCAAGAAGCTCCAGGCGTGGAAGCGCGGCGTCGTCGACGGCCTCACGGGCGGCATCGCGCAGCTCTTCAAGGCCAACAAGGTCGACTGGATCCAGGGCACCGCGACGTTCACCGCGAAGGACGCCGTCTCGGTGCGCGGCGCCGACGGGAAGGAGACGAACGTGCGCTTCCAGAACGCGATCGTCGCGACGGGCTCGCGTCCGATCGAGATCCCCGGCTTCAAGTTCGACCGCAGGACCGTCATCGACTCGACGGGCGCGCTCGACCTCGAGGAGGCCCCGAAGAAGCTCGTCGTCATCGGCGGCGGCTTCATCGGCCTCGAGATCGGCCAGACGATGCGCCGCCTCGGAAGCGAGGTCACCGTCGTCGAGGCGATGGATCAGATCCTCCCGGGCCAGGACCCGGACCTCGTGCGCGTCCTCGCGCGCGCCCTCCAGAAGGAAGGGATCCGCATCCTCACGGGCGCGAAGGCGAAAGGCCTCGAGCCCCAGAAGGACGGGAGCGTCCAGGTCGTCATCGAGGCGAAGGGCGCGGAGGAGCGCCTTCCCGCGGACAAGGTTCTCGTGTCGGTCGGCCGCCGACCGAACACGGAATCGCTCGGCCTCGACAAGGCCGGCGTCAAGGTCACCCCGAAGGGCCTCGTCGAAACGAACGACAAGGCGCAGACGAGCGTCGCGACCATCTACGCGATCGGCGACATCACGCCCGGCCCCGCGCTCGCCCACAAGGCCTCGAAGGAAGGCCTCACCGCGGCCGCGGTCATCGCGGGCGACAAGGGCGCGGCCCTCGACTACCGCGCGCTCCCGTGGGCGGTGTTCACGGACCCCGAGATCGCGACCGTGGGCCTCACCGAGGCGCAGGCGCGCGAGAAGGGTCTCGACCCCGTCGTCGGCCGATTCCCGTTCGCCGCGAGCGGACGCGCGAAGAGCACGCAGGCCACGGACGGCTTCGTGAAGGTCGTCGCGGACAAGAAGACGGACCTTCTGCTCGGCGTCCACATCATCGGCCCGGAGGCCTCGAACCTCATCGCCGAGGCCGCGCTCGCGATCG